The Clavelina lepadiformis chromosome 1, kaClaLepa1.1, whole genome shotgun sequence genome segment CAAcaattcaacattttttaacactttttaaatggttttaaaacatgtaaaagatATTAAACCGTTTCTAAAACTACTACCAATCTTCTCATTCCTAGCACGATATTCAAAACGatacaaaatttgaaagatTGCATCAAACCAAGCATCTATCGAAGATTTCTTGCAGTACAGTAGAAACTGATTAATCCCTTATCGCATTTATTAGATGTGTGGCACAACAACGCCTACTATTAcatatttaaaacatattcTGCATCTCCAAAACCACGCTTTATAATATAGTTTAGGCTATATAAGCAACACGGTCCATGtacaattgtgacgtcaacgtTCAGTGCGAAATCCACTAACACAACCACCAGCTAACATGACCATTTCACTACGATCCCACGGGTGTTAAACTTACTGCGGTTCTACTGCACATGGAATACTTTACAACAGAGGAAAAGAAATGATTTATAAAGCGGTTATGTTATCCTTGAAAGTGTAGTACCCTCATGCTGTAATATACAGCTTCTGAAATGTTAAGTAAATATAATGGTACATTCATAAGAAATTACCTCCAAGAAGTCTAGCAAGAACAGTAACTGTTGAAAGGTGGTGGATGCCAGCAGCTGCAAGTGCGATATCATCATCCAAGGTTTGTCCATTGTAGCTCAAAACCTTAAGCAATAATTTGACATGAAAAATTATGcgcatttacaaaacaaataaaaagtaaagcCATTACTAAATAAGTGATGAAACAATCCAATTCCATTTCTTCAAAATCAGGAGCAAGTTGAATTATTGAAAATTGGGCAAGTTGAagtgaaaaacaattttatacaatatatatatatcgaATTACACATATACCTGGTCTTCAGCATGTAGCCCTTCTCTGATTTGGATTGTTTCTTTTAGAGTCGAAACCAAGTCAGATTCACTGACATCAATGCAATGTAGTTGATCAGTGCGAagaaatatttgcattttgtttaCCTGTTGGGGCTATAAATgcataacatattttaaaatacattggCCTATTTGCTAAGCAGGAGATGTAAATCATAACGCAAACATATGAATACTAGACATTAAATGAAATCAGACccactgttttaaaaataagcaACACATTGAATGGAATTATTGGCGGCAtagcaaaacacaaaaatctgGATCTGCTGGTGGAAGCTGAAAACTAGCTTTGTTAACTTTTGCAATAGTTAAGCGATAGATGCTGCCGTCAGGGGGTAAGAAAAAGGTAAACTACAGCGAGGCTGTAAATGAAAGCGACAAGCAGACAGTTTTGAGCATTTAGgttgtttcagttttattaACGTGCCAGACTGGAATCTACCATGGAAaattaaatgcaatttttatgCCGGCATATTTTCGTGTATGTAAATTTATGACAAACGTACACATTATTAAGTGAACaggttttttaaataaattattttgatgtaataattttGTTGGAGGAAACTATAAATTTTACgaaacaattacaaaaatataacctCGCAGGGATCTAAACTAAAGTTGCATATCCAGCGTATGAAAAACAGGGTCTAgtgtacaagtgcacaaccagatgacatcacaatttgagtagctggggtctagtatacaaaggcatcctgtggttgtgcacttatTTACTAGACCCAAAAAACATGCTATGCTGCTGATTCAAACCTAAATATAACAAGTTATAGCCTACCTACTTAAAGTATAACCCAGACTGCAGACTATGGCAAGAGCACACCtaagtttttttcttaaaCGG includes the following:
- the LOC143469118 gene encoding ubiquitin-like FUBI-ribosomal protein eS30 fusion protein, which codes for MQIFLRTDQLHCIDVSESDLVSTLKETIQIREGLHAEDQVLSYNGQTLDDDIALAAAGIHHLSTVTVLARLLGGKVHGSLARAGKVKAQTPKVEAQEKKKKKTGRAKRRIQYNRRFVNVVQTFGRRRGPNSNS